The Diceros bicornis minor isolate mBicDic1 chromosome 31, mDicBic1.mat.cur, whole genome shotgun sequence genomic sequence ACCTGTTAAGCCCTGGAATGTAGGGTGGGCGGTCAGCTGTTCTGTTTTGGATGGCTCTGCCCCTCAGCACCGTCCCAGGCTTTGTTGATTCCCTAGCCAGGGGCTTTGGGATGACTTCCTGGGGGCCGTGAGTGCTGATCCACCAAAGGAAGGGGCCCCGGGAGCAGGAGGAGgccggagagagagagagggtggccTGAAGTGGGGTAATCTGCCAGCCACCATCCCCTTCCCACACCCAGATGTGGGGCCCTGGGGGGCTGTCCAGGCGGAGGGGAGAGGGAAGCTTCATGACTCACAGAGTGTGCCCCACCCTGCCTGCCAGGATGCCAGGGAGTGGCCTGTCCTGGAGATGACTtggggtccccacccccaccccttgccTTCCCGGCAGACAACCCCAAGGCTGGGCGGAGGCGGGGTGGAGAATGAAGACACTGTGGTTTGTGGCTCTTGGCCCCAGCGGGCCTCTGGGCTGCGCCTTCCCCGTCTCCCACTCATCTGGCCAAGCCGCCCTGCCAGGCGGGGTTGTGAGGAATTGAAACGGGGCCTTGGCTggcgaggaggaggagaggataaCAACAACCCATAGTAACAACCCTGGCTCCTCAGCCCCATCTCCAAGTGCTGCCACTCACCATGCCCTCCTGTGACACCTGGATGGCTGCGTGCAGCCGCCTGGTAGGATGGGGGCCTGAAGCTGGAAACCGGCCACCTGATGGTCCCGCCTCTCCCAGTGCCAGTGTCTCAGCGATGGAGCTCACCTTCTCTGTGTTTCTCATGCACGCATGCACCGCGAGAGGCCTGCATTCTTCCCTCACTCTCAGAGTCCCCACCCTTCCAGCAGTCTACCCTTGCCACCAGCGCGGCTTCCCAGCTCAGAAGTCACCTGGCCTGGACGTGTGGTGGCTTGTTTCTTGTGTCTGGACATCTGCAGCGGCCCAACTGGTCTCTGAttcccacctctgtcctcccagccaTGCCGCCTGGTCCCGCCACGCCTGTCATCTGAAGGCATCCAACCTGGCCTTTCCCACAGCATGGGAGGAAAAGCCCAGTTCCTCAGCCAAGGGGCCTGCGCAAAGACAATGGAGGCTTTGGTGTGCGGGTGGGTCCGTGTGCGTGCAGTGAGGTGGGAGTGAGGAAGCTGGGGACCCacaggcttcctggagaaggtggTGTCTGAGCTGGTCTCTGGGGGATTTGCAGGTGGAGGGGTTTGAACAGGCAGGATTGGGAGGAAGGGCATGCCAAGGTGGGGCAACAGCCTGAGCAAAGGCTTGGAGGCTAGCATGGGTCGTTAGTTAGTGCTCCTGGGGTATGGCTCCCTGGGTGTGGCTGGAGTGTCAGGTGTCCTGGGCAGGGAAGGTGGGCTGTGGCCAGATGCAGGAGAGCACAAGTCCCCAGCTGGGGAAGCTGGACCCCCTTCTCTGGGCAGAGGGGCTGTGGAAGGCTCAAGGTGGCGGGACCAGATCTGTGCTTTGGAAAATGGCTCTGCCAGTGGTGAGGAGGATGAGGGAGGCTGAGCCCAGAGGCTGGGAGATTATGTGGTAATCTGGGTGGGAGTGGATGAAGGCCTGAAGTGGAGCACTGATTCACAGCATTCATCCACTCGTTCAGCACATGCTTCTTGAGTGCTTCCTATATGCTGGGCACATGGATCGGGAACAAGCCCAGTCCATGCTCTCGGGGAGCTGGCAATCCAGTGGGGAGACAGAACTATGTCAAATGGTGATGAGCTCTCGAAGAAAGTGCAGGAGAGTGGCCAAGGGTGGGTGCTGGAGAGAAAGTGAATGTGTGTGTTCCTGACCCTCCTCTCCAGGGGCCCCCATCAGACTGGGCATGTGCCCACTGCCCCCTCTGTGCAGTTGCCCCAGAAGCCCCTCCCCGGCACACCACAGCCTTCCACCTCCCAGCCCCCATCCTGCTTCCCCTGTGCTCACAGAGAGCACTTCTTCTCTGACCTGGACCTCCCAGCATCGTCCTGGGAAGTGCAGTGATTGCCTGAGTTGAACTTCAGTCCTGAGTCGAACTTTAGCCAGATGGGATGTTGAAGCTGGAAGAGTGTCACTCTcataagatcacacagctatagAAAACGGCAGGACTGAGATTCGAACCCAGATCTGCTGCTGGCTCCAGAGATGGAGCACTCTGCAGGCCAGGCCACATCCTCAACTAGGGGCTGAAAACAAAGATGAAGGAGACGAGGATCAAGACTTCAAGGGAGCTGAGGCCTAGTGCAGGCAGACAGGCGTGCAAGCAGTCAGGGGACAAGCATCATAGCAACATACCTACAAGGGCTCCAGGAACACACATTTTGGGAAATTAGAGAAGAGAGATATCAGAGCTGGGCTTAGCTCACTGGGCTTGGGGGCGGGGTGTGGCAGGAAAGAGGAGAATAGGGAAGAACATTCTGAGCATGGAGTGTACATGGGGAAGGAGTAATCAGGCTAGAAATGTAGGCCAGGAAAAGTTGTTTCCCATTCCTGAGCAGCTTATACTAAAACCCCGGAGTGAAGCCTATAATCCAGGTGGGGTTTTCCGAGCAGGCCCCTAAGATCATTTCACCTGCCTCAGCTCAGCTCTGTAACCTGAGCCATGAGCCCTCACCTGGAGGAAGTGGTCCCTCCCCTGGAGCTGTTTCTAATGAAACGGAGGGGATGGGTGTTCTGGCTGGTTctctgtgggtgggcctcatccaatcagtggaaggccttaagagaaaagactgaggtttctggaggaagaaggaattctgcctcaagtcaacaacaaagaaaccctGCCTGAGTTCCCAGACTGCTGCCCCACAGAATTcggactcaagactgcaacatctcCTCACCTGAACCACCAGCCTGCCCTACaggttttggacttgccagcccccacaatcgtgtgaaccaattccttagaatctctctctctctctctctctgtatatcctattggttctgtttctctggaaccTGACTAATGCAATATTATTGACTGTATTACATACATCTATACAATATTATCTATTGTAtttatcaccaataaaaggaataCTGTGAACCTTTTGTGAGCAACTGCTGTGAGTCAGGCACCTGCCAAGCTCCTTGCATGTGTCTCATAACGCACTTACTCACCCACAAGCTCCATGACATCAGCTGTGAttgctcccatttcacagataaggacactgaggcccagagggtttGAATAACCTGCCCAAGTTCCTAAAGTGATGAAgctgggtttggatccaggtGGTTCGTCTGGCACCTACATGGGGTGGGCTCTTATCCACCACGAAACATGTGTGTAAAGGCATTTCGAAACAAGAAGCATGACACGACTGACAAGTGATGTCATTTTAGTTGTTAGTTACCACTGGGATGGGCAGGGCGAGGTGGGAAGGGGCAGGGTGTGAGTTCTGGCCGGAGGGTCCCAGAAACACAGGATCCTGAAGGTGCAGTCCCAGGAACAGCCGCGAGGTGGCGCCAGGCTGCACAGGCCGCTCCAGGATGCGGTCcagggctgggagctgggactcTGTTGGTCATTCCGGGGGTCTCCAGGCCTCAGAGCGATTTCGCTCCAATCCAGGGATCCCAGCCCCAGGGTTGGGGGCCCGGCCTCGGTGGTGTGCATCCGTTTGAGGTGAGAGCGGCGGTCACAGCCTAGGGACCGGGTCCAGCCCGGCCAACTGGGCAGAGGTCAGCACCCAGCTCCTTCCTATGCTGCTAGGGCGGTCGGGGCAGAGAGGGCCCCAAGCCGTCAGGTCACCACGCAAAAGCTCCGGGTGATCCGCCGCCAGAGGTTGCGACTGCGGCTGCTGAGGGCCACCTCGGCCGCCTCCTGGAAGACGGCGTGGACGTTTTCGTGGAGCAGAGCCGAGCACTCGAGGTAGGCCACTGCGCCCACGGACCTCGCCATCTCCTGACCCTAACAGGGAGAATGGATGGGGCTGCCATGAGGTGGGGACCGCTGGGGGGCCTCACGTCCAGCCTCCCCACAGCCCTCTTCACCACCCTAGGGAGTCTCCAGGACAAGAGTAGAAGGTGCATTTTTCCAGGGCAGCCACAGTTCCAGCTCCTTGGCTTGACCAAGGGCATCCATGGCTTCACTGGGTTTCCTGCCTCAGTTCTGGGCTGGGTCTCTGCCTCCCAAGACACCAACTAATTAACTTCCCAGCCTGACCCGGGCATGTAGCAGAGAGGGACCCACAGACTGAAGAGCTGGgggtcctctctgggcctcaggttcccCATCTGTGGGTGGGTAGGACTATCTGCTGTGCACACCACTGGCTCTCCATTCCACAGGCGGAACCTTCCGGAATATTCTAGGTACCACTTCTGAGCGCTGGCAATTCCTGACCCATGACCACCACCAACAGAACCCATACCGAGTGTGCTGGACGCCTGGCGCTGCTGAGAGGCTGGGCCGGCCCACTGTATCCCAGAGGTTCCCTCTCCCGGCACCCCCATCCCAGGCTGGGCTTCCTACCCTGTGGTAGGTCACGGGCTCCAACTTATTTTTCCGCAGCTTCTTCACCAGCGACTTGTCCTTGCGCAGGTCGGTCTTGCAGCCCACGAGGATGATGGGCACCTCCTTGCAGAAGTGATTCACCTCTGGGTACCACTGCGGAGAGGGTGGCGGCAAGGGTGTGCGTGTGAGCCATGGAGAATGCTGTCCCTCTCAGCTGACGGGGAGAATGGGCCAGTCTCCTGCTCCCCAGGCAGACTCCACAATGATAATCAGCACAGACAAGGTTTAGAGAGAACTACTCTGCATCAGGCTCTAAGACTGCACGCATGAACTCATTAGTCCCCCAAGTCCCTGTGGAGCAAGTTCTAGCATCaatcccattgtacagatgcagtaaactgaggctcagagaggctacatAACTTGGCCTTGGTCACAAAGCGGGAAGTggcaggatttgagcccagggaGTGGGATGCAGAGCTCTGCTCCCACTTGCTCTAGAATCCTGCCTCTGCAAGGTAAGGGCTCGGTGGCTGCCTCCCCAGCAGGGTAAAATACGTAAGGAAATAAgtgatcctttaaaaataaagcagctCACAAAATGGCTGCAGCAGCTGTTTGCCTGTTGGAGGGAGAGCTCCTTTCCCGTGTCAGCTGCTCTCTGGAATGTGAGGCTCCAGGGCCTGGTTATTTCAGCCTGGACTACAAGCAGGGGGCCTGGAATCCAGAGACCAGGGCTTTATATCTCCAGGAGCGCGTGCCTGCTCAGCTGCAGGAAGAATTGGCATCAAACCGTCTGGCTCCGGGAGCCAGATGGGGCCCGTGTGGGATCCTGGGCGgactccccacaccccacccctccACAAAACTGCCCTTGAAAAGGGTCACCTCCGTGATTCCATCTTGCTAAACCCAACAGTGACTCCTCAGCCCTCATCCTACCTGAGCCCTGACACTGCGGATCACTCCCTCCAGCCCACCCTCCCCGTGCCCGGGGAGGCTCAAGTGTGGGCTTGTCTCTCCTTCGGCTGCTCTTGGCCCCCAGGCGACCCCCCAGCCCCAGTCTAGGCTCTTCCCCACCAGCAGCTCCTAAATGGATCtgcccagcctggcccagccctcTCCCAGCAACAGCAGACTCGACTCTGCCTGTCTCTCCACTGGGATGTCCAACAGGCCCCcatctcccacctccccacccacagCTTGCTCCTTGTCATCTTGGGAGATGGCAAGTCCCCTTTCCAGTTGCTCTGGTCAAAAACGTCTCTCTCCCACCCACGTCCAATCCATCTGCAAATCCTGATGGCTCTGCCTTCGAAATAGATCCAGAATCCACCCACCTCTCACCACCCCCTCTGCTAGCACCCTGGTCCCCGCCAGCCATCTCTCCAGGTCCTGGTGCCTGGAACAGCGCCTGACAGAGAGGGTCTCTGTCAACACTTCTGAATGACTGCGTGCAGCAGACTGCCTGGTTCAAATCCCGGTGTTGCCACTGGAATAGATGTGTATCTTGAAGCAAGTGATCCAACCTGGGGTAATGATAGTGTCCTTTCCATAAGGGTGTTAGGGGGTAAGATGAGTACGTATGTGTAAGTGCccagaacagcgcctggcacacggTGAGTCCGCAACGAATGCTGCCATCATCGTTGTGGTTATTATTACTAATGCTGTCATGGCTGTGCTCTGAGGACCCGTGGAGCAGGCCATTCGCACAGAGGCCGTGGCAGCAGTGGGGGAAGGGCTGTGCCACAGCTGGAGGTGGCAGGAGCAGAAGAACCCAAGAGACTGCACCCCTGACACCTGTGAGCAGCCTCAGGAACCCCTGACATAGCTGGGGAGCATCCTGGGAGGCCGCTGAGAGCCAGCAGTCATGCTGATGGGGTCTGAGAGCTGCTGTAAGCTGAGGCTTCATGCAACCTTGGGTAGGCCCAGGCTGGGCAGACGCAGGGGCCTCTGGGTCACTGGGCATTCTCAGGCAGGGTCACAGTGGAAAAAGCCACAGTGTTCTGAGTCCGCAGTACAGAGCAGGCAaggagcactggactgggagtcagaggCCAGACCCTACCACCAAATTCccgtgggaccttgggcaagttgctgcccctctctgggcctcagtttccccatatataTGCCAAAGGCACTGGACCCGATGTCATCCAGGGCCTGCTGAGCTCTGACAGTCTGCCGCGTCGAGGGTGGGGACGGAGCAGAGTGGCCTGGCTATGGGGCCtgtgcctccccagcctcccagtACCTACCCGGTTGGAGATGTTGTCAAAGCTGTAAGGGCTGGTGACATCAAAGCAGAGGAGCAGGACGCTGGCATCAGGGTAGAACAGGGGCCGCAAGCGGTCGTAGTCAACTTGCCCTGGGCAGAGTGGGGGTGTCACTCCCTCCAGATCTCCTGCCTACTGTCAGCAGCCCCTCAACATTGAGGAGGTCATCCCACCAGACGGGGGGCTCTGGATCGGGGCCTGGTTGTGCGCCTCAGGGTCCGACACAAATTTGGCACTTAGCTGATCATTCCATGTGAATGTCCCCCTTGGGGCAGCGTTCACCTGGCCTGCCCATGGGATGTAACCCTTGCCTGGATGAGACCACCTGCTGAGAGAGCCTTGTTCTGGAAGGAGTGGAGGACTGAGGCCATCACTCAGAAGGCTGCTTTGCCCTGGGCTTGGGGGTTGAGGAAAGAGGCAGGCGGGACTCCAGCAAAGCCATCTTAGCCCATCCAAGGTTAGGGGGCTGCTAGGATTCCCTGAGGTTAGCTTTCAGCTCTGGGGTAAATGTGACTCTGAATCCTGGTATAGGCAAGGTCAGGAGGCTGGAGGGCAGAGGTCAAGTTCAGGTAGATCTTACAGAAGCTGAAGCCAGGGTGGAATGCTTAGGAGGCCAGGAACAGCCCATCCCTGAGAGCAAAGAGCTGGGGACGCCCCCTTGTCTCCAGGACACagtgggctgccctgggctgggggaggcagCCGACATAGGTGCAGAAGCAAGGAGGGGTCAGGCTCCCGGGGGCCCGAATCCTGGCCAACAGCTGTTCCTTGGAGATTGGTCAGCCTCCCTGGTCCAGAAGGAAGGGAGTGGGGCTTGGCTCTGGGCATCTGGGGCCCCGCCtccaccctgccccaccccagccctgcacACCTACCTGCTGTGTCCCAGATCTGGAGGTGCACAGGTTTGCCCTTCATCTGCAGGTTAACGGTAAGCCGCTCGAACACGGTGGGCGTGTAGCTCTGAGGAGGAATTGGGCAAGGGGAAGCTGTGAGGACAGCTTCTGAAGGGAGGTGGCCGGGGCTGCCCGAGCCCAGCAATGCCTGCGGCACCGCCCCTCTTCGGGAGTCAGTAGAGTAGAGTGGTTTCTGGGAAGTCATGGCTGGCGGGGCTGAGGCCTAGCTGTGTGCCCCGTAAGGGCCGGACCTCCCTGGCCTCCTCGACTGTAAAGTGGAAGCATTAAGAGTACCTCCTGCATTGTGTTGCTGTAAGGACTCCGTGAGGCGCTCCATGCAGAGCCCTCGGCATGGGGCCTGGCACGAAATAAGCCCTCCACATGTGCCAGctactgttatttttatctttgtccCCCTGGATGGGGGGCTGCCCCATTTCTGAGCTTTCCTTCACGCTGTCCCCTCCGCCTGGAATGACAATGACCTACATTCGTTCGttcatgaattcattcattcagtaaacattagcACCTTCTCTAGgtgggttcattcattcattccttcattcatatattcattcagtaaacattagcACCTTCTCTAGGTCCAGTTCTGGACACTGGGGAGCAAGTAATAAACAAGACTCAGTGTTTGCCCTGGGGAGTACATTGCTTATTGGGGTCCCTCCTTTGCCTCTCAACCTCTCACAATCCAACCAAGACCCCTGCCCAATGCCACCTCCCCCAGGATGCCTTTCCGGATCCCCTCCCATGGCCCCTGCCCCGTTTCTGCCTCTCTTACTTGCCCTGTCTGGCCTCAGGAGGAGGTCACCCCGGCCAGAGGCCCCTCCATCCCAGGCCTGCTCGGCCTGAGCCTGTTCCCTGTCCATAACGGCTGGATGAATGGAGGCAGGACGGGTTTTGTAAACAAATGCAGGAATGAAGAGGGGGCACTTTTACAGATGGGGTCCAAGCAACAGGCGAGGAGGTTTTCCAAACTCTGCCACAACACAAGTCGTTTGCCCCAAGGGACATGTTGGACCGGCTGCATCTTGGGTCCCCAGGCCTCGCTCGCTTGATCAGGGCTGGTGGGTGGGACCACAGCCTGGGGGGGACCCTCTCTTTGCCCCTTCCTATGCCCGGTGGGGCCCCCACCTGCCCATGACTCAGGAGGATATGAGCCTGCCCGCCTGCCTGTCCGCCCGCCTGCCCGCTGGCCCTCTGGGTCAGGCCCTGGCCACTGGGAGGGGCAGCCCCTTCGCGATGGGTCAGCGTGGTCCTCCAGGGCACTTGGGAAGCTGCAGGGGGAGGGTGGGAAGCAAGGCAGGTCCCAGAGTGGGCAGCTGGGGCAGATCAAAAAGTCGAGAGTGGCCCTGGGGTAGGGGTTCAACGCACTCTGGACTCTAGGCCCCTGTCAGTCCTTCTACTAATAGGAACAGACAAGGGCTCCACCCACCTCCCCAGGCCCCCCTGCCTGCCCAGGGCCCCTCTCCTCAGGCCCTTTGCCTGGCGGGGGACAGTGTGACATGGTGGCTAGGAGCACTGGCTTTGGAATCAAATGTGCCTGGCTGAGAACTGGCTCTGGCACTCaccagctgcgtgaccttgggccaATCTTCTAGCTGGTTAAAGGAGAAAAGCAGTGTGACAGGGAAGACTGCTGGCAGGTAAGGCCCAGCATAAATGTCAGGGGCAGTGTCCACACCGGCTGCCGGCCGTCCCTCcaggtggcaccccctgccccaggccctccCCAGCCTGTCACTGTGGAGGGCACTGACGCCTGCTGAGGTCCAGCTTGGCCACCCACTCACCTGCACAGGACCCCTCCTGATCTGAGGTGCAAGGCAGCTCTCGGGAGACACATGTCACGACTTTGCAAATGCCCGTGGAGATGACACTGTCACTCATTCTCTAGGGAGCTACTGTGTGTGGCCCTTTACCTGCACCATCTCTGATCCTTGCAACCTTGGGAAGtcggtactatccccattttccTGAGGAGAACAGAGCGGGGAACTGACACACTGGACAGCTGGCTAAGGACGGAGCCCGGACTTTGTGGCTCCAGAGGCCAGGCTCTGTCCCAGCCACCTGCCTCTCCTGAGGTCATCAACTCTAGCTTCTGGTGCCAGGAGTGGGCAGAGAAGGCCCATTCCCGGCTGTGGGGCTGGGTTGCTCCTCTAGCTTGTAACTGTCACAACCTTTCCCCCTCCCCTGGAATGTCATCCTGGAGACTCTGTCTATACCGTCTCTCGTGTTCTTTGACCCCCCAGGCAGGTCACTTTCTGCCTATGGAACAAATAAGCGCCTAATCTTATCTGTTGAGCCGACCTCGGCTGGAAAAGCAGGGACGGGCCTGAGGGAGACCAGGGCAGAGATGACTGAGGCGTGGGTCTGCCCTCCTGGGGGCTcacagacagatggatggatcATAGCAGGACGGGAGACACAGCTCAAGAGAGGAGGGTCAGGGGTTTCCCCCGGCAGCAATCCCATGGGAGTCCCTGTGCGGACCAGCAAGGACTCAGCTGGTTCTGGAAGGCAGGGCTGGTGCTCCCTGCCCCCTCCGATACCCACCCTTCTGCGGGCCCCTGGGCTTCGGCCCCGTGGGAACGGTTGCTGCCCCAAATGCCAGGACTGGGCAgaggctggcgcccagcctggaGTCACTCCCTGCctcagctctctcttctctgctccccCTGCCCCGAACCCCAGGTTGGGCCACAGCCAGATGAGCGTCACTGAGGCCCCTCCAAATCCCAGCCTGCTCTCTGATCTCTGCTTCAGGCAGGAGGCCTGGGAGATGGGACCCCAAGTCTCGTAGCTGCTGGCTCCCTGGGCTTGGAGGGCTGCCAGGAGGAGGAGTGCAGGGGCAGGAGCAGGAGAAGGCTGGTCCAGCAGGCAGAGTACTGGTCGATGCGGAGAGTGTCCTGGTCAGGGGTGGGGAGACCTGCATTCTAGGCCTGTCCTGCCACTGCTGGGCCTAGTTCCTCGAGGTAAGACTCTGTCTCTCTggcttcagttttcccatcagTAAAATAAAGGTCTTTCCATCTCTCGGACGTTGTGTTTCTTTTAAGTGAAGAGGTCTCTCTTGTGCCTGGAGGCAGAGAGGTCTCAAGGAATCAGGGGCACCAAAGAGGAGAGGAGCCTAGACAAGGCCAGGTCCATCCTCCCGGTGACAAGGATGCCCTCCCTTCCCCTGGCCAGCATCAGTGTGTCCTTCAACACACACATCTTATAAACTGCAAGATGCCCATTTCCACAGTGTAACCTCTCTGAAATCAGATGGGTCTCACCATCAACGAAGTCTCAGAGCCCAGGACACTGGTGATGAGGTGCCACCCCCGCCAACCCCTCTCCTGGGCCTCAGCTGGCCGGCTCCGCCATGGCACTCTCCCCACCGTGCCATAATTGTTGGGTTCCCATAGGCAGCATCCGGGGGCCCAGAAACACGCCTCCCCCCAACTTAAAAAAATGTGACTGGCCAGAGGAGGTGACGTCAACACcataaaccacaaaacaagagTCGGCTCGATGCTGCCACAGTGGAAAGAAAGGCCTGACACTGTTACCAGGCCtggcccctcctgcctcccccactggCCTCCCCAGTGCCTGCACAACCCCAGGGGTTTGGAGGAGGTGGGGACAGGCAGGACGGAGAAAAGGTGCTGGAAGCAATGCCACGGACTCCCAGAACTGGGCTGGGAGGTGGCATGGCGGGTGGGTCAGCCCCTGTCCTGGCGCCTGGGGAGTCCATGTGGACTGTCAGGGAGCATCTAGTGAAGGTGATATGCCCAGAGCGTCAAGGACTTGCCAGGTCCCACGTGGGGTTGTCTCTCAGCCTTACCTTAATTCCATCTCACCACCACCCTCGGGTCCTCCACCCCATGAGGTTGTGTGAGggaacggaggctcagagaggctaagcaagGTTCTGAGGGCCACACAGTTCGTTAGAGGAGAGCCAAAGTGCCAACCACCTGTCTGACTGGGGTCTGCTGTGCTCTTGCCCTCCAAGGCAGAGCCCATGGGATGTCCGTTACAGGGGCAAGATCTGGGGGAGAAGAGATGATGTTTCCCAAGAAAGATGTTTGCCACCAGTCCTTCCTCTTGCAGGCTTGGACCTGGGCCCTTGACCATATTAACTCACTCTTCACAGTGACCCTGGTAGGTAGGCGCCATCGTTATTCCTATCACGCAGTtaaggaaacaggcacagagagggtaggggacctgcccaagggcacacagctgtaAGTGGCAAAGCCACAATTCAAACACAGGCAACCTGGCTCTCGAGTCCTCAGTCCCTCTTAGCCGCCCTGGGCCACCAAGTGCTCCCCTAAGACCTGCTATGTACTAGGCTGCCTAAGTCAGCCACTGGGACATCTCTCCCAGGTTGGTGCCATTCTTGCCACTTGACCCATGATATTGAGGccttcaccccccaccccccatggcagagagagaactgcCTTTGACCCCACACTCTGCTGGGAGACCCCTAGGGAGGCCACGCGGGCGCATGTCCTCGGCAGCTCCCGCACAGACGGGGCGCACTGGGGCGCCTGGGCGGGGATGGGGGATGCGCGCAGGCCCTGGGCGCCGCGCCGGCGGGGCTGGCACTCACCTCGGGGAAGGCCCCTTCGGCGAAGACCATCAGCAGCGACGTCTTCCCGCAGCCGCCGTCGCCCACCAGGACCACCTTGACCGAGCGCACGCCGGGCGGCGCCTCCTCGCCCACCGCCTGAGCCGCCTTCATCGCGGGGCCGGGCGCCGGCGGCTGCGGCGCAGCGACGGGACGGCGCGGGGAGGCCGGCGGGGCAGGAATGTGGAAGGGGCGGGGCGGCGGGAGGAAGTCGAGCCGggcgggccggggccggggcgggcGGCCGGGCCCAGGTGAGAGGCGAGCCGGCATCGGGGCTGCCAGGCGCGGCGGCGGGGCTGGGGCCCTTCCCCTCCTGTCCCATTCAGCCgctaaagaaacatttattgagcgcctgctGTGTGTGGGCGCTGGGGCCAGAGGAGGGGAGACCCAGACTTAGCCTCTGTCCTGAGGAGGGCACGGGGATCTGACAGGGAGAAGACAAGGAGCTGGGCAGTGACAGTGTGTGTGCCAAGGTGTAGACAGGGAAAGAGGAGGCACCTGGCCCACTtcccctgggaggagggaggtgagggtTGGCCGTGTTCGCCTACTAGCTTGGTGGGGACAGGGACTGTGTCCCTGGTGGGGCACTGagcattgatgaatgaatgagcattTCCCCCAGGGCTCTGGAGACAGAGCATACCACAGTCCTCTCTCTGGCTGTTTCAGGCCAGGTAGGAAGGGAGTGACCTGGGCATGTCCCTATGGGTCAGTCGCTGGCACTGCCAGACCTGGCCTGCCTTCGCCAGCCAGCACCAGGAAGTTTCGCTGCAGGCGGCTGACCACCTGTCTCCCCTCTGGCTGAAGCATAATCTGGTGAGAGTGATGGAACCTTCCATCTATAAAGTGCTTGGAGCAGGGTCTGGCATGTGGTTGGTGCCATGTGTGAGTGATTCTTATTCTTTAACCAACACTGATGGCCCCTCTGTGCCCAAAGGCCTGGGGACCCCGAACCGTTCAAGACAGAGTCCCTACCTTGAGAAGCCCATGGCCTCGAAT encodes the following:
- the RHOD gene encoding rho-related GTP-binding protein RhoD — translated: MKAAQAVGEEAPPGVRSVKVVLVGDGGCGKTSLLMVFAEGAFPESYTPTVFERLTVNLQMKGKPVHLQIWDTAGQVDYDRLRPLFYPDASVLLLCFDVTSPYSFDNISNRWYPEVNHFCKEVPIILVGCKTDLRKDKSLVKKLRKNKLEPVTYHRGQEMARSVGAVAYLECSALLHENVHAVFQEAAEVALSSRSRNLWRRITRSFCVVT